One genomic segment of Mytilus trossulus isolate FHL-02 chromosome 4, PNRI_Mtr1.1.1.hap1, whole genome shotgun sequence includes these proteins:
- the LOC134714601 gene encoding flap endonuclease GEN homolog 1-like, producing the protein MGVTKLWTLLMDSCQNDITVSSLHGQTIAVDLSSWICELKRIQIAQTIPNLYLKNLYYRTTYFMKQGIKLVFVEDGTAPEIKRTALAQRNKNRNTNLDRIGLKNISEKCRELLNNLGLPCIQSLGEAEAFCAQLNYAGVVDGVLTSDGDALLYGAKKVYRNFKMDVGTVDCCDMVEVEKKLNIERRGLITMAMLSGCDYDKDGVQSVGVQKAYEFIQLCTQLGVDPLTRIMTWRTNSELKTLQKVRESPQKKPSHCNVCKHLGSKPDHFKNGCVPCDTEQSCDQDNQVSCTCDSCTVDLHKFELNTREKALRDPGFPNQMIVDEFLQSTNEMPLSHLEWKPVKVSSLKFFLQNHIRWTNVEFFNKISELLVILQVNGMEWTVSEKLTPVRIVRKSTLKKTPSVIVEWTKLSNDTVTENSQVITVSEENFSRHYPSMLQEFNRRKEEEKTQKLEEKNVNKKGKKRKDTKSNKGQRSITDCFAITKKARRSPTPPVKHTESSSEEDIDHITITKPKNAKRSPTPPVKHTGSSSEEDIDHITITKPKNAKRSPTPPVKHTGSSSEEDIDHITFTKPKNAKRSPTPPVKHTGSSSEEDIDHITITKPKNAKRSPTPPMKNTESSSQEDIDHITITRPKKTISAIAFSKHASSSNQIYDDDHTAFTKKDRSSPFKHASSCKQMFDIEHTSFTKKPTSSPFKHASSCKQMFDFEHTSFTKKAISSPSKHSGSSSKDCDVIVID; encoded by the exons ATGGGAGTTACAAAGCTATGGACATTGTTGATGGATTCTTGTCAGAATGATATAACTGTTTCCAGTTTACATGGTCAAACTATTGCAGTAGACTTAAGTTCCTGGATCTGTGAACTGAAGAGAATACAAATCGCACAAACAATACCAAATCTGTACCTCAA GAATTTGTATTACAGAACAACATATTTCATGAAGCAAGGCATCAAGCTGGTATTTGTTGAAGATGGAACAGCACCAGAAATAAAAAGGACAGCTTTGGCACAAAGAAACAAGAACAGAAACACAAATCTTGATAGGATAGGATTGAAaaatatatctgaaaaa tgcAGGGAGTTGTTAAACAACCTTGGGTTACCATGTATACAGAGTTTAGGAGAAGCTGAGGCCTTTTGTGCTCAACTTAATTATGCTGGA GTAGTAGATGGTGTATTGACATCTGATGGAGATGCCCTGTTATATGGTGCTAAAAAGGTTTATAGAAACTTTAAAATGGAT gTTGGGACTGTAGATTGTTGTGATATGGTTGAAGTAGAAAAGAAGTTAAACATTGAAAGAAGAGGTCTAATTACCATGGCAATGTTATCTGGATGTGATTATGATAAAGATGGTGTACAAAGTGTTGGTGTACAGAAAGCCTATGAATTTATTCAACTCTGTACACAGTTAGGTGTTGATCCACTGACCAG GATCATGACTTGGAGAACAAACAGTGAACTGAAGACTTTACAGAAAGTAAGAGAAAGTCCACAGAAGAAACCATCACATTGTAATGTGTGTAAACATTTAG GAAGTAAGCCAGACCACTTTAAGAATGGTTGTGTACCATGTGACACAGAACAATCATGTGACCAAGATAATCAAGTCAGCTGTACATGTGATAGTTGTACTGTTGATCTCCATAAGTTTGAATTGAATACTAGAGAAAAAGCCTTGAGAGATCCTGGttttcctaatcaaatg ATAGTTGATGAATTTCTGCAGTCTACAAACGAAATGCCTTTATCTCACCTGGAATGGAAACCAGTCAAAGTATCTAGTCTAAAATTCTTCCTCCAAAACCACATACGATGGACAAATGTAGaattctttaataaaatatctgaACTTCTGGTAATTTTACAAGTCAATGGTATGGAATGGACAGTATCAGAAAAACTTACACCTGTAAG aattgtGAGAAAGAGTACATTGAAAAAGACTCCTTCTGTTATTGTTGAGTGGACAAAACTAA GCAATGATACTGTTACAGAGAATTCTCAGGTTATAACAGTATCTGAAGAAAACTTTTCAAGACACTATCCCAGTATGTTACAAGAATTTAACAGgagaaaagaagaagaaaagacacaaaaacttgAAGAAAAGAATGTCAATAAAAAAG gaaagAAGAGAAAAGATACCAAAAGTAATAAGGGACAGAGATCTATTACAGACTGTTTTGCTATCACTAAAAAAGCTAGGAGGTCACCAACCCCTCCAGTTAAACATACTGAAAGTTCTTCAGAGGAAGATATTGACCATATAACTATCACCAAACCAAAGAATGCTAAGAGGTCACCAACCCCTCCAGTTAAACATACTGGAAGTTCTTCAGAGGAAGATATTGACCATATAACTATCACCAAACCAAAGAATGCTAAGAGGTCACCAACCCCTCCAGTTAAACATACTGGAAGTTCTTCAGAGGAAGATATTGACCATATAACTTTCACCAAACCAAAGAATGCTAAGAGGTCACCAACCCCTCCAGTTAAACATACTGGAAGTTCTTCAGAGGAAGATATTGACCATATAACTATCACCAAACCAAAGAATGCTAAGAGGTCACCAACTCCACCAATGAAAAACACTGAAAGTTCTTCACAGGAAGATATTGACCATATAACTATCACCAGACCAAAAAAGACTATATCTGCTATAGCTTTCAGTAAACATGCTAGCAGTTctaatcaaatatatgatgatGACCATACTGCTTTCACCAAAAAGGATAGATCTTCTCCATTTAAACATGCTAGCAGTTGTAAACAAATGTTTGACATTGAACATACAAGTTTCACCAAAAAGCCTACATCGTCTCCATTTAAACATGCTAGCAGTTGTAAACAAATGTTTGACTTTGAACATACAAGTttcactaagaaggctatatctTCTCCATCCAAACATTCTGGTAGTTCTTCAAAGGACTGTGATGTTATTGTTATTGATTAA